The genomic stretch CGGTCTTCCCAAGAGTCACATGCCCAACGGTGTCGCTACCCCCTGCACCGGTTCCACCGCCGGCTGCTTCCCGGATGGCTGTTGCTTCGTAGGAATTATCATTGACCTTGACGGCGTTCGGGTACTGCCCACCGACGAGAATCTCCTCACCAACAGAAAGAATGTACTCAAACAGGTACATGTCATCCCCAGAGAATTCTTCGGAGTTGTTGTAGGTGAGTTGTATCCGACTGGTGTCGTCGATGTTTGCGGTCACGCCCGGATAATTAGCACCATCATTCTTGTAAACGACGGTGCGGCAGTCAGCACGCCAGTTCTCGTTCCAGCACAGAGGATTGTTGTTGGGGATCCGGTAGAGAATGACTTCTCCCGGCTTCGCGGTCAGCGTAGAGCCCGGAACCTTAAACGTGTCATCAATCGTCAGGGTTTTACCACTCAGCTCCTGCCCGGGGATGCGAATCTTCCAGGCCAAGCTGTCGTAGGGATCCCCAAGGAAGTAGCCAACTTTTGAAATGTCGTCAGGAACATACGGGGAATAGCCGATGTCCGTCTGCCCGTTCGGGAGCGGAACCTCAATCGGCGTTCCTCCGTTAACGAGCAATGTGGCGGTATCTCCCGTGTGAGTTGCCCCCACCCTGGTGTTGATGAAGAACTCGCCGCCCACACCAGTCTTGCCGACGACGTTGCCGTTCAGGACGCACGACACCTCAGCCCGGGAAACAGTACAGGTCCCGTAGCTGACGGGATCCTGAGCCGAACCAACCAGTTCAAAGGTGCCGCTGGTTCCCTCGAAAGCAGCAGGCAGGCCGATCGTGAAGGTGTCGCCTTCCTGGCCGCTGTAGTCGTTGATGGCCCAGCGACCGCTGAGCTCCACATCATTCCAGACGTAGGTGGGCCCAGCAGGCGACGTCTTGTCCGTCAGCTCCACGCTTCCAGGAACGATCGGATTAATCACGTCAGCATGCGCCGTCTGCACACCCTGTACCAGTCCGAACAGGACCATCGCTACCACGAGCAACAACGGACCGAAACGCCCTCTGCTCTCCCAAGTCCGCTTCTGTTTCACAACAGCTTCCCCCATGTTTTAAATCACGCTACCGCGCAATCGCTTAGAAGTTCCTACTTCCAGTCGATTAGCACATACGCGGGGTTAGCGTAGCCGTCCGCGATGATTCCCTCATCTTCCCTTTTGTACATTACGGAAAGATGGATGTGGGTGACGAAGGAAACGGTCGGGGCCCGATCACGCGATATCGGGCCCCGACCAATGAGAACAGGAAATCAGGCGCCGGTCTTCGGCAGACCCGGCCTCACCGGAGCCGGAAGCGACCTGGCCGGAGTCGGCGTGACCAACGGAGACGGAGACGGGGTCGGGCTCGGAGTGGTCGGAACTTCGCAGACGGGGAGCTCAACTTCTCCTGCGAAGACAGCGGTCTTGGCGTCAATCCGTTTCCAGCCCTCCGGCATCGGGCCACCGAACTCATGGCCTTCCTGGGCAGTTGCAGTGACGGTGACGGTCACCTTGCCATCAGCGACCTTGATCTCCGGTTGGCCGTACGTGACCCCGGGGGTTTCGGCCACCGTGACGGTGGGTTGCGACGGAGTGGTGGAGTCGACGGGACACGCCTGCGCACCGACGGTCGGGGTCACGGGGGTGACGGTCTTCACGCAGGTCGGCTGGGTGATGGTGGTGGTGAAGGTGTAGGTGCCGTCGCTATTGGCCTTCCAGCCTTCCGGCAAATGCTGGTCATCGATCTCCCTGCCCGTCGCAGGGGTGGCGGTGACCTCGACGGTCACCTTGTCACCGGAGGTGGTGAGCTTTGGGGTGGAGTAGGTGATGCCGTCGGTCTCGCCGACCTTGACGGTGGGTTTGGAGGGCTCGCTGGAGCCCGGTGTGCACACGCCGAGGGTGACTTCGACCGGGGCCAGTTTCGGGTTCACGTGGTTGGTGAGGGAAACCTCGACGGTCTTGAGGCCCTCGATGGTGACCTGGGCGCTGTTGGCGTCGGGAACCCCGTCCTTGACGCCCTGCCCCGAGAACGCCGGGTCGCCATAGTCGATGTCACCGCTGGAGGGAACCTTCTCGGTCAGGGTGACAACGGTGCCATTCGGGACGTTGTTGAGGGTTTCGAGGGTGCCATCGGCCTTCACCGCTAGCTCGCCACTGCGTGTCTGCCCCTTGTATTGATAGGACCAGGTCACCGGGTAGGCGGTGTCGGCGGGGACCTGGCCGCCCACGACGGCCTTCTTCACGGCAAGATGCCCGACAGTGTCACCGGAACCCGTGCCACCACCCGACACGCTCTTGACAGCGGTCGCAGTGCGGTGTTCGGCATCGACGGTGGCCTTGTTGCTGTACTGCGCCCCTGCGGGGATCGGCCCGTCGGCTTTCAGCCGCAGATCGAACACGTAGAGCCGATCGGCCTCGAATTTCTTGCCCTTGTTGTCGATGGTGGCAGTAACGACGTCCTTGGAATCGTCAACGGAAACCTTGAGCGATGGCGTGGTGGATGCGTCCACGGAGTGATGGCACTCGTCGGTGTAACTCTCGTTCCAGCACTTCGGAGTGTTGGGGACCCAGTGGACGGACGGGTTACCGTCGATGACGGTCAAGGTGGTTCCCGTCACCGCGTAATTGTCCGTGATGACCATGCGGGAACGATCGGCCACCCGGGAGCCAGGAACCACGATCCGCCAATGGATGACGCTCAGGTCATCGGTCGGGAACCACCCGGACTTGTTGATCTCGGTGGGAACCTTGGGGCTGTAGCCGATGTTCCTCTGCCCATCGGGCAGCGGAACATCGAGTGGGCCGCTGCTGAGGGGGAAAGTGACCTTGTCGGTGTTGATCAGGGTGCTCACTTGTGCGCTCACCCACAGCGAGCCACCGACATTGTTCTTGCCCTCGACGTTCTCGTTGAAGGTACAGACCACGTCGGTTTCCCTCACCTCGCAGGTACCGTAGGTCAGCAGATCGCCCTCGGCCCCCTTGAGCTCGAAACTTCCAGTGGAACCTCCGATTTCTTTGGGCAGGTTGAGCCTGAAGGTATCCCCCGCTTTGCCGCTCTGATCGGGGATCCTCCACTGTGCATCGATCCGCACACCACTCCACAGGTAGACCGCGGGATCGCCGGCATCAAGTTTCGACAGCCGGATGCTTCCCCTGTCGATGGCGTTCACCTCGGCGGCCCGCGCCACGGGGCTCGCAGCAACCAGACCGGCAATGCCGATCAGGAAAGTAAGCAGAAGCACCCCCGGCCTCCACCCGCTGCGAGCTTTGGTCCTCTTCAACACGTCGTTTCCCTCTCATGTCAATACATGTAGTTCTTGTCCTCCGATCAGCTGACCTTTGGAGGCTGACGAACGTTAACACGAATTGCTTGAAGGGTGCACCATTTGGTCAGTTATGCATAGCTCACATCCCACCTTTTGTCCCGCGAGCCATCTTTCTACCAGCAGCCAGACCTGTCGTTCAGGTGCTCTTCCACTGTGGAGTTCCCCGAAAACCTTGCGCAAAACCAGTGTTCACACCACGTCTTCATCTCCACAGACGCACTGCGACGCGGTCGCGACAGAGTAGAAAACATCTTCGAGCGCAACAACCGCGCTGCCACTAACACGAAACCTGATCCACGGGCTCGGAACACACCCCACGACCCATCCGACAAAGGATAGGAACACACTCATCGACTTCCGTAGCGCACGTGAGCATTGTTTCGCTGGCACAGGACTTCCCGTCTCCACAGGAACGGCGCCACACCCACAGCCATTTCCGGGTATCCGTCGCGCATCCGGACATAGCGTGGCGTCGGGCCACCAGGCCTCGGCGCATGTGTTTCAGTCACGAAAAGGACGTGACCACAAGGAAGATCCCCGGAAACCATTGACATTGGATCGTACAATCGACGCGGTCGCTGACCATCCGCGTCGCGAGAACTCCCGCCGAAGCGCTGACCACGTACGGCACGTAGCTCCACCCTTGAACAGGAAGCGCGACCGAGGAATCAGGCGGAGCGTTCCACCAGGTCGTCACAGACCTGGAGCAGCAGCTGTTTGACCTGGCCCTCCGGAAGCGGCCCCAGATGCTGCCTGGCCAGGTCTGCGTGGCGGCGAACCTCGACCCGCGCCTTCTCGATGACAGGATGGATACGCAACGCAGCCAACGCCTCCGCAAGAACCGCATCATCGCTCAGGTCCCCAGCGAGCAGGTCCTTCAGGGGCTGATCAGCGGGGTCATTGGAAGCCTCCAGCAGCAGCGTCGGCAGCGTCGGCACCCCCTCACGCAAGTCTGTGCCCGGGGTCTTGCCGGCGACATCGCTGGTGATGTCGATGATGTCGTCGCTCAGCTGGAAGACCAACCCGACTTCCTCGCCGTAAGCCGCCAAGGCATCCCGAATTCTCTGAGGAGCCCCCGCAATCATCGCACCGAACAGCGCGGAAGCGGCAATCAGCGAGCCTGTCTTGTCAGCGATCACCTGCAGGTAGTGCTCCAGCGGCACCTCCCCCGTCTCCGGGCCACGGGTCTCCGCAATCTGCCCCTGCACGAGCCGAGTGAAGGTCTTCGCCTGAAGCCGCACGTAGTCGGTGCCAAGGTCCGCCACCAGGATCGACGCCTTCGCGAACAGATAGTCGCCGATCAGGATCGCTATGGAATTGCCCCACCGGGAGTTCGCGGACGGCGCGGAGCGGCGCACATCGGCCTCATCCATGACATCGTCATGGTAGAGGCTCGCGACGTGGGTCAGCTCCATCACGAGGGCTGCCTTCAGCAGCCGCTCCTCGTCCACCTCACCACCGAACTCCGACGCGAGATACACCAGCTGAGGCCGGAACCGTTTTCCTCCAGCCGCTATCAGGTGGCTGGCGGCCTCGGTGACGAACGGGGAATCGGCCACGGCAACCTGCCGCAGCTGCTCCTCGAAGCGGATCGAGAGGGCTTCGATGTCGAGGGTCAAGATGACTCCAGGGGTCAGCGGATGAACTGAGCGGCTCCAGCCGCCAGGTCAAGAATGCTACCCGGAATCAAACCGAGAACGATTGTCGCCACAGCGGACACCGCAACAACGATCCAGGTCCAGCCGGAGGCCTCGGCCACCCTGCCCTGTTCACCGCGCTTGGGTTCCTTGAACCACATCGCCACCACGACCTTCAGGTAGAAGAAGGCGGCCACGAGGCTCGCGATCACCGCGACCAGAACCAGCCAGCCGTACCCGCCTTGCCAGGCGGCGGCGAAGACCACCAGCTTGCCGACGAAACCCGCGGTTAGCGGGATACCGGCGAAGCTGAGCAGGAACAGGGTCATGACCCCGGCGACGAACGGGCTGGTCCGTCCCAGCCCCTGCCACGCAGCGATCCCGTTCGCTTCTCCCCCGGCGCGCCGAACCATCGTGATGACCCCGAAGCCACCAAGGGTGGCGAAACCGTAGGCCAGCAGGTAGAAGGAGATCGACCCGACCGACGAGACACGGTCCTCGACCGTGAAACCCACCGCGGCGACGAAACCTGCCAGGATGAACCCGGCGTGGGCGATCGAGGAGTAGGCGAGCAGACGTTTGATGTCCTGCTGCACCAGGCCCACCACCGCGCCGACCACCATGGTCGCCACCGCGACGGTGGCGATGATCGGTTGCCAGTCCCAGCGCGCCCCACCGAGAGCGACGTAGAACACCCGCAGGAGCGCGGCCACGGCGGCCGTTTTGGTGGCGATCGCCATGAAACCGGTCACAGGGGTCGGGGCGCCAGTGTAGACGTCCGGAGTCCAGGTGTGGAACGGCACCGCACCCACCTTGAACAGCAGTCCGACGGCCAGCATCACCAGGCCGGCCAGCAGCAGCACTGGCGGCGACTCGTCGGTGACTATGGCCTGCGCCACACCGGCGTAGGCGAAGGTACCCGCGTAGCCGTACAGCAGCGCCACACCGAACAGGAAGAACGCGGAGCTGAACGCGCCGAGCAGGAAGTATTTCAGTGCCGCTTCCTGACTCAGCCAGCGCCGACGCCGCGCCATCCCTGAAAGCAGGTACAGCGGCAGGGAGAAGATCTCGAGCGCCACGAACAGCGTCAGCAGGTCGTTGGCGGCCACGAACAGCAGCATCCCGAACAACGCGAACAGAATCAACGGGAAGATCTCGGTGTGTTCACGGCGCTGACGTTCGGCCTCCCGCTCCATCGGCGACCCCGGAACGGTGGCGGCGGATGCGGCGAAGGCCGACACCCCGCCAGCGACAGCGCGTTCGGCAAACAACGCCACCCCTCCCAGACCAACCAGCAGCAGCAGCGACCAGAAGAAATACGTAGGCCCGTCCACGGCGATGCTTCCAGGAGCGACAATCTTGAAGTCCCCGCGCACCCAGTTGTAGACGGTGAACCCCATGGCAGTGAGGACCGTCAGCATCGCCAGTCCCGTCTGCGCGGGGTAACGGTACTCGCGAGGGGCCACGGCCTCGAGGAGCACCCCCAGGGTGGCGCCGACCAGCAATGTGATCAGGGGTGCCTCGAGCATCCACTCCATGACCGGAACGGTGATCTCAAGCGGGCTCATCAGTTCTCTCCCTGGATCGTGGGGGCGGGATTGGTCTCACCGGCGGCTTGCATCACGCCCTGTGCCGCATCATCGGCCACCTGGAGCAGCGGCTTCGGGAAGAACCCGAAGACGATCAGCAGCACCAGCAGCGGCACCACTGCCAGGCGTTCGCGCAGGTTCAGGTCCGTGGAGACGTGTTTGCGCACGTCGTCGGGCACGGGGCCGGTCATGGTTTTCTTGTAGACGGTGAGCACGTAGGCCGCAGCCAGCACCATTCCGAGGGTCAGCACTGCGGTGTGCACCGGGTAGCGCTGCCAGGAACCGGCCATCACCAGGAACTCCGAGACGAAGCTGGACATGCCGGGCAGAGCGAGCACCGACAGGCCCGAGAGCAACAGGAAACCGGCCAGCACCGGGGCGGTTTTCTGCACCCCGCCGTAGGCCTCGATGGCGGCGGTGCCGCGGCGTTTCACGAGGAAACCGATGACCAGGAACATCGCTGCCGTGGAGAAGCCGTGGTTCAGCATGTAGAAGATCGACCCGCTCAGCGACTGCGTGGTCAGCGCGAAGATCCCGAATACCATGAACCCGAAGTGGCTGACGGAGGTGTAGGACACGAACCGCAGCAGGTCGGGGCTGCCGAGCGCCATGAGGGCGCCGTAGAACATGGAGACCACCGCCCACACCAGGATGACCGGTGTAGCCCAGTGCGAGGCCTCGGGGAAGATCGTCATGCAGATCTTGATCATCCCGAAGGTGCCGATCTTGTCGAGGATGCCCACCAACATCGTCGACGAGCCGGCGGTGGCCTGCTCGGCGGTGTCCGGCAGCCAGGTGTGCAGACCGGCCATTGGTGCCTTCACCGCGAACGCGAAGAAGAAAGCCGCGAACAACCAGTAGCCAATGTCGCCACCCAGGTCGAGGCCCTTCAGGTCGCTGATCAGGAAGCTGGGATCCCCTGCCGCCACGGAGACCGCATACAACCCGGCGACGCCCACCAGCATCACCAGCCCACCGGCCAGCGAGAACAATAGGAATTTCACGGCCGCCGCGGCCCGTTCCGGCCCGCCAAAACCCGAGATCATGAAGTACATCGGGAT from Arachnia propionica encodes the following:
- a CDS encoding NADH-quinone oxidoreductase subunit M is translated as MINHSIPLLSILALLPLFGALVLTCVRGTAARVIGLCFAFATTVLGVFVFVLGTTGPHLKKPLSETVSWIQIIGTSYALELDSMSAVMVLLTVILTPLVLIAEWHVGDAEGARWSTRTFFALALALEGLSLLVFLANDVLLFYVMFEATLIPMYFMISGFGGPERAAAAVKFLLFSLAGGLVMLVGVAGLYAVSVAAGDPSFLISDLKGLDLGGDIGYWLFAAFFFAFAVKAPMAGLHTWLPDTAEQATAGSSTMLVGILDKIGTFGMIKICMTIFPEASHWATPVILVWAVVSMFYGALMALGSPDLLRFVSYTSVSHFGFMVFGIFALTTQSLSGSIFYMLNHGFSTAAMFLVIGFLVKRRGTAAIEAYGGVQKTAPVLAGFLLLSGLSVLALPGMSSFVSEFLVMAGSWQRYPVHTAVLTLGMVLAAAYVLTVYKKTMTGPVPDDVRKHVSTDLNLRERLAVVPLLVLLIVFGFFPKPLLQVADDAAQGVMQAAGETNPAPTIQGEN
- a CDS encoding polyprenyl synthetase family protein, whose amino-acid sequence is MTLDIEALSIRFEEQLRQVAVADSPFVTEAASHLIAAGGKRFRPQLVYLASEFGGEVDEERLLKAALVMELTHVASLYHDDVMDEADVRRSAPSANSRWGNSIAILIGDYLFAKASILVADLGTDYVRLQAKTFTRLVQGQIAETRGPETGEVPLEHYLQVIADKTGSLIAASALFGAMIAGAPQRIRDALAAYGEEVGLVFQLSDDIIDITSDVAGKTPGTDLREGVPTLPTLLLEASNDPADQPLKDLLAGDLSDDAVLAEALAALRIHPVIEKARVEVRRHADLARQHLGPLPEGQVKQLLLQVCDDLVERSA
- the nuoN gene encoding NADH-quinone oxidoreductase subunit NuoN encodes the protein MSPLEITVPVMEWMLEAPLITLLVGATLGVLLEAVAPREYRYPAQTGLAMLTVLTAMGFTVYNWVRGDFKIVAPGSIAVDGPTYFFWSLLLLVGLGGVALFAERAVAGGVSAFAASAATVPGSPMEREAERQRREHTEIFPLILFALFGMLLFVAANDLLTLFVALEIFSLPLYLLSGMARRRRWLSQEAALKYFLLGAFSSAFFLFGVALLYGYAGTFAYAGVAQAIVTDESPPVLLLAGLVMLAVGLLFKVGAVPFHTWTPDVYTGAPTPVTGFMAIATKTAAVAALLRVFYVALGGARWDWQPIIATVAVATMVVGAVVGLVQQDIKRLLAYSSIAHAGFILAGFVAAVGFTVEDRVSSVGSISFYLLAYGFATLGGFGVITMVRRAGGEANGIAAWQGLGRTSPFVAGVMTLFLLSFAGIPLTAGFVGKLVVFAAAWQGGYGWLVLVAVIASLVAAFFYLKVVVAMWFKEPKRGEQGRVAEASGWTWIVVAVSAVATIVLGLIPGSILDLAAGAAQFIR
- a CDS encoding Ig-like domain-containing protein, with product MLKRTKARSGWRPGVLLLTFLIGIAGLVAASPVARAAEVNAIDRGSIRLSKLDAGDPAVYLWSGVRIDAQWRIPDQSGKAGDTFRLNLPKEIGGSTGSFELKGAEGDLLTYGTCEVRETDVVCTFNENVEGKNNVGGSLWVSAQVSTLINTDKVTFPLSSGPLDVPLPDGQRNIGYSPKVPTEINKSGWFPTDDLSVIHWRIVVPGSRVADRSRMVITDNYAVTGTTLTVIDGNPSVHWVPNTPKCWNESYTDECHHSVDASTTPSLKVSVDDSKDVVTATIDNKGKKFEADRLYVFDLRLKADGPIPAGAQYSNKATVDAEHRTATAVKSVSGGGTGSGDTVGHLAVKKAVVGGQVPADTAYPVTWSYQYKGQTRSGELAVKADGTLETLNNVPNGTVVTLTEKVPSSGDIDYGDPAFSGQGVKDGVPDANSAQVTIEGLKTVEVSLTNHVNPKLAPVEVTLGVCTPGSSEPSKPTVKVGETDGITYSTPKLTTSGDKVTVEVTATPATGREIDDQHLPEGWKANSDGTYTFTTTITQPTCVKTVTPVTPTVGAQACPVDSTTPSQPTVTVAETPGVTYGQPEIKVADGKVTVTVTATAQEGHEFGGPMPEGWKRIDAKTAVFAGEVELPVCEVPTTPSPTPSPSPLVTPTPARSLPAPVRPGLPKTGA